The DNA sequence GTTGTATACTGGTATGGGCAGTGCAATAGCCTGGATAAATTACAATACATCTTCGCAAGATATAATTGCAACACGTAAGCCTTATGAATGGGCATGGTACACCGGTCGAGAGACGGTGATGTTTAATCAAAGCACTACTCTGGATGAGTTATTAACTACCGTTCGGGAATGCAAAATTAATTATGTCGTAGTTGACCCAATATTCAACGATTATTATGTTAACCTTCAGGGATTGTATGCGGACCCAAATAATGCTCCGCTATTTATGCCTCTTGTTTATAGCGTCGATAATAGTGATGGCTCATATGTTCTAATATATAATACAACAGGCATTATTACTGGCGATTTTAGTCTTGAAACAGTAACTATCGATACCCTGGATGATTCAATTAACTGGATAACTGCCTATGGAAAACTTTCAGTTGACAAAGTTGATTTTCAACAGGGCAATAGCAGCTTAAAGCTAGAAAGTCAGCTTTCACCCAACCCGTTATACTGCAATCAATCAATTGCTAAAATCTACAAGGATATTCCCATATCTAATTTTTCCAACAGTACACTTTTTAATATATTAGTGAAATCCAGCTTGGATTTGGATGGAAAGGTTTTTTTCCAAATTTTTGATAAATCTGAAAATTGGGCTGTTTTCTACTTAACTTCAACTCGTCTTAATGAATGGCAAGAAGCTGATATTCCTATACATTATTCTTCAAGTCATTCGCCCACTTATCCAGATTTAGCTAATATTCATAGGTTTGTTATCGGAGTTTTTGAAACCTCTATGCCATTTACTATTCAGTTTGACAACCTTTCCGCAACTTATATAGCAGCAAACTGATTTTTAGACTACAAATAGACGGTTAGTCAAAACATGCCAAATCTGCCAATAAATGTTTTAATGCTTGGTGAAAACCTTCCACCTATAGAAGGAGGTATCGAAAACCATATTCATAATCTTGTTAAGGCGTTGGGCTTATATTGCAACATTACGCTTCTCGTTTCCAATCGCCCACCAAATACTCCCTTTTACGAAAAAATGGGTAATGTGAAAATTTATCGGTTATCTCCCAATAAAATAAGTTATTCTGCTCATATATTGGCTGCATTAAAGCTTGCTGAGCAAAATAATATTCAGCTGATTCATGTACATACTTTAGGAAGAATCTCTATTGTTGGTACTGTTTTAAGTATTATTTTACGGAAGCCTCTAATTATCACTGTTCATGAAAGCAATTTCATCATTGATTTGACTTCTAAACGGCATAGACTTCGTACTTTTCTAACATATTATTTATTGCTTAAATTCTCCAAGTTAGTGATAACTCCCAGTTATGAATTAAAGTATTATGTAAAACAAGTAAGTGATGGAAAAAAAGAAGTTAGAGAGATTTCTAACGGTGTCGACGAATCGCTTTTCAAACCCATGTCTGGTCTCCAATTCTTAACTAAATATGGTATAGCAGGAAACAGAGTAATTATTTGCCCCAGACGGATCACCCCTAAAAATGGGATAATTTACTTAATCGAGGCTATCCCAAAAATAATAGAATCCGTTGGGGAAAATGTTAAATTTGTATTTGCTGGTCCAGTTAGAACTGAATCTTACTTCCGCTCTATTCAGCGTAAGGTATGCGAGCTAAAGATAAATCCGTATGTGATATTTACAGGAGGAATTCCTTTTGCTGAAATGCCTGTTGTTTATGCCGCCGCTGACATAGTAGTTATCCCTTCTTTAATTGAAGCAATAAGTTTAGCAGCTCTAGAGGCAATGGCTTGCGAAAAACCTATAGTGGCAACAGCTGTAGGAGGTCTTACTGAAATAATAAACAACGACTATAATGGTCTGCTAGTAAAACCAGCAAATGCTGAAGGTTTAGCTGAGGCAATCATTAAGTTGCTAAAGGATTCGGAATTAGCCTCCAAATATTCTCAAAATGGCGCCAAAACGGTTAAGGCTTATTATTGGAGTTCTATTGCAAACGATACGCTGAATGCTTATCATACCGTTACTCGTGAATCAAAACCTATCGTTGAAAGCTGATTAACGGTCAAGACTATTATGAAGTATTTTGAAGAACGACCCCGTTGTCCCGCATGCTACTCGGAACAATTCATCAGTTTATTTTCTTGTTCTTTTGAAAATCCACCGATTCGCCAGTATATAGAGTCCTTTTATGGACCAGAAGGACGGATAGAATATCAATACCTGCGTGAAACTAATTTTATATTGAGCGAGTGTAAGAGATGCGGTTTAGTTTTTCAGAAAGCAATTCCTAACGACTTTCTAATGAAGAAACTATATCAAAATTGGCTCGATCCCGAACCAACTTTCATCAAACAAGTAATGGATAGACGCGATCTAAATTATCACATAAATGATGCGGGAGAAGTTATGATGATTGTTGCTTACTTAAGGGATAACCCTTCAAACCTGAGCTTTTTTGATTTTGGGATGGGTTGGGGTTCATGGGCGTTGATGGCTAAAGCTTTCGGTTGCAAAGCATATGGCTCAGAACTTTCCAAGATCAAACTTGACTATTGTATTTCTCAAGGTATTACTCCAGTCCAATGGGGTGATTTAGTAAATTATAAATTTGATTTTATTAATGCTGAGCAAGTTTTTGAGCATATTAGCAACCCTTTAGACTCTCTTATCCACCTTGCGAAGGCACTTGATCCGAAACATGGCTTGATCAAGATCAGTGTCCCTGATGGAAATAATATCATTCGAAAAGTTCGTATTGCTGATTGGACAGCAAAAAAGTACTCGAAAAATTCATTGAATGCTGTTAGTCCTTTGGAACACATTAATTGTTTTAGCCGTAATTCGCTTTTACGAATGGCTAAACTTGCCGGGCTGCGAGAGGTAAAAATTCCACTTAGCCTCCAGTATACTTATGGGGTTAATTGGGAACCTTTCCGACCGTTAGCTTATACTCTTTTGAGACCCTTCTATCGTAATATCCTAAAGAAGGGAACAACTCTGTTCTTTACGAAAGCTTATCTTTAGTGGCATACAAATAAGAACAAAATTTTAGAGGTCGTACTTTAAAACCATTTTTTATAAGAAAACTGATGATTTGTTCTCTATCCTCAGATGCTTCTAGTACGATTGTTTTTGTTTTTTGTAAGAGATTCTTTGCTCCTTTTAGAATTTGTAATTCAGCAGTCTCTGCATCTATTTTTAATAGGTCTATTTTGTTTATCCCTTGCAATTCATCCAGGCACATTGTCTCAACTTTATATGTGCTGACAGAACATTTGGGTCTGTTGATGGTTCCCCATCCGAAGAATCCTTTGGGGACAAAAAACATCTTTGATTCCTTACTGTTCCAAGCGGCTTTCTGGATGACTTTTGTGTTTCTCAGACCATTTAATTCAAGATTGTATTTAAGTACTTGAGTTGTCAATGGCGTTGGTTCAATAGAGATCACGTGGCCATTTTTACCTACAATTTTTCCAACAAGAATTGAATAGCATCCAATATTTGCTCCGACATCTATGAATGTGTCTCCACTTTTTATTGAAGATAAAATTAAGTCGCAAACGTCTTCTTCTCTTCGAGGTAAGATTGAATATAGGTCGTCACTGAAAGCCCTGACATAAAAGTAAGCATCGTAAGGTCTTGAATAGACGATTCCGGAAAACTGAACTTTAAGCAATTTTGCGTCCTGAGAATCCATCGATAAGCGGGTGACGTCAACGATTAGTGATAAAAGTAGCCCTAATTGCATCTTTAATCCAATAGCGTTCACATTTTTCAGAACATCTATCCAGATCATAAACCTTGAAAATACCTTTGCTACTCTGTGAAATCTATCATTATTAGCGCTAATTTTTTGCCCCTCTTTTTGATGATATACCAGTTCTAATTAATCAGACTATCATTCTATTTGCGCATAAATTAAAAAAGTTTATGTGCGGGGTAAGCAACTATTTGTGCTTAATTGAGAGGGAAACATGATGACCGTTTGTGTAATGGGTTTAGGGAATATCGGATTAGCTGTCGCATTATATGCTTCCAAATATGTCTCGGTTATAGGCTATGATATTAGCCCAAAGGCAATAGCTGTCGCTATCAATAATGGGATAAAAGCCTCTGATAAGGTTGAGGCTGTTGATATTTACATAATAGCAGTTAATACTTACTACCGAAATAACGCTCCCGATATGTCTGCCATAGAAAGTTGCTGTTCAAAAATTAAGGAAATGAATAGAAATGCTCTGGTCTGTTTTGAATCAACCCTTTGCGTAGGAACATCAAGACAACTTTCTGTTAAGTTTGGTTTACGAAACATGGCTGTTGTCCCCCATAGATGGTGGGAAGAGGATCAGGAGAACCATGGGGTCAAACAGTTGCGCGTTATTGGTGCTCTTAATAAGGAAAGCATGAAAAAAGCAATGGTGTTCTATCAAACTCTCGAAATACCCTTGCACCAGGTCTCATCTTTAGAGCTAGCCGAAGCAAGTAAAATTGCTGAGAATGCTCATCGCTATGTACAAATTGCATTTGTCGAAGAACTCAAACTGATAGCTATTAAAAACAACTTAAATTTTGAAGAATGGCGCTCAGCAATAAATACAAAATGGAATGTTGATCTTCCCGAAGCTAGGAATGGAATAGGAAAAGAGTGCTTGCCAAAAGATACGGCTTTTTTGGCATCGCTTGACCCAGAAGCTGCCTTACTGAATGGAGCCATGAAGGCAAACGACAATTACATAAAAAGATTAACTGCTACTGAGGCGATTTATAGCATAAAAGTACCCCATAGCAGAGTTTTGGTTACCAAACCAATTCCTAAAGTAAAAGAAAAGGTGTTGCCGAAATCCTAAAAGTGGATGGGACCAAGAAGACATTTATTCCAGTGTTACGGTCAAGACAGCTCACATCTTTTCTGAAGCATTATTCTAAAATTTAAAAACCTTAGTAGAATATCTGCCGCTAACGCGGCAGGATGAAAGCGTCCACAAATTCTATTTTTCAAAGTCCTGATAGGTCTGTCACCATTAGATAGAGGTGATAGACCTAAAAAGGCA is a window from the Candidatus Bathyarchaeota archaeon genome containing:
- a CDS encoding glycosyltransferase family 4 protein — its product is MPNLPINVLMLGENLPPIEGGIENHIHNLVKALGLYCNITLLVSNRPPNTPFYEKMGNVKIYRLSPNKISYSAHILAALKLAEQNNIQLIHVHTLGRISIVGTVLSIILRKPLIITVHESNFIIDLTSKRHRLRTFLTYYLLLKFSKLVITPSYELKYYVKQVSDGKKEVREISNGVDESLFKPMSGLQFLTKYGIAGNRVIICPRRITPKNGIIYLIEAIPKIIESVGENVKFVFAGPVRTESYFRSIQRKVCELKINPYVIFTGGIPFAEMPVVYAAADIVVIPSLIEAISLAALEAMACEKPIVATAVGGLTEIINNDYNGLLVKPANAEGLAEAIIKLLKDSELASKYSQNGAKTVKAYYWSSIANDTLNAYHTVTRESKPIVES
- a CDS encoding class I SAM-dependent methyltransferase, coding for MKYFEERPRCPACYSEQFISLFSCSFENPPIRQYIESFYGPEGRIEYQYLRETNFILSECKRCGLVFQKAIPNDFLMKKLYQNWLDPEPTFIKQVMDRRDLNYHINDAGEVMMIVAYLRDNPSNLSFFDFGMGWGSWALMAKAFGCKAYGSELSKIKLDYCISQGITPVQWGDLVNYKFDFINAEQVFEHISNPLDSLIHLAKALDPKHGLIKISVPDGNNIIRKVRIADWTAKKYSKNSLNAVSPLEHINCFSRNSLLRMAKLAGLREVKIPLSLQYTYGVNWEPFRPLAYTLLRPFYRNILKKGTTLFFTKAYL
- a CDS encoding FkbM family methyltransferase → MDSQDAKLLKVQFSGIVYSRPYDAYFYVRAFSDDLYSILPRREEDVCDLILSSIKSGDTFIDVGANIGCYSILVGKIVGKNGHVISIEPTPLTTQVLKYNLELNGLRNTKVIQKAAWNSKESKMFFVPKGFFGWGTINRPKCSVSTYKVETMCLDELQGINKIDLLKIDAETAELQILKGAKNLLQKTKTIVLEASEDREQIISFLIKNGFKVRPLKFCSYLYATKDKLS